CGTCTCGCCGACGAACGTCGAGAAGGCCCGTACGCTGGTCCGGTAGCTCTTGATGGTCTGCTCCGAGCGGCCCGCGGCTCGCAGCCATCGCTCGAACGATTGCATGGCGACGTCCACCGCGAAGTTATCGTGCGAGCGCCCACTTCTCTTGAGGCTCACTGCCGCAGGTCAGGAGGCCAATCGCCTCGCGAGGTAATAGTCGATGATCTCGCGCCGGCCGCTGCGGCTCGGGAGGTCGAAGTAGATCGCGCGGTCGAAACGGCCCGGGCGCATGAGCGCGGGGTCGAGGTCCTCGGCGCGGTTGGTGGCCCCGATCACCAGGATGTTCGCCGCATGCGGGCGCGGCGCGTCGAGCTGCCGGTGCGTCGGGACCCAGCGGTTGACCCGGTCGATCCCCCAGTTGCGCATGCGCCGACCGCCGGTCGGCGTGTCGAACGACTGGAGCTGGATGAGCAGCTCGTTCACCACGCCCGAGATGCCCTCGCGCCCGGTCGACGCCCCCATGCCGGAGCGCGCCGCCCCGATGGCGTCGATCTCCTCGATGAACCCGATGGCGCCGCCCTCCTCCCGGGCCGCCTTGCGCAGCGCCTTGAAGTAGGAGCGGATCTTGCGGTTGGTCTGCCCGTAGTACATCGACTGGAACGCCGACGACGACACGAAGAGGAAGGGCACGCCCGCCTCGCGCGCCATGGCCTTGGCCATGTAGGTCTTCCCGGTGCCGGGCGGTCCCTCGAAGAGGATGGCGCGGCGGGGCGAGCCACCCATGCGCTCACGGAAGGTCTTGAAGGCGAGGAACAGGTTGAGCGTCTTCACCACCTCCTCGACGACCACGCCCGCGCCTTTGACGTCGGCGAGCGACACGTCGATCTCACCCGGGCGGTAGAGGACGTGGGGCGAGCGGCCCGCGCCGAGCATCGGCACGAGGATGGCCGCGCTCAGGAGGAGCACCAGCAGGATCGCGGGGAAGTAGGCCGCCAGCGCGGCCGGGAGGTGCGGCGGGCCCAGGACCACGGGGTGGCCCAGCAGGGCGCGGAGCAACATCCAGCCGGCCACGACGCCGAGACCGGTCGCGACCCGGCGCAGGCGCAGGCGCCGGTTCCTCTCGCGCTGGACCGCGACGTCGGCCATCGCGCTGCCGAGCGCGCCGACCTGTCCGAGCACCTGACCCTCCATCGTCCTACTCTCCGTGGCTGTCGCTGCGATTCCCCCGAGGTGCACGCAAGAGTACGGAGAGTTGCGCCCGGGCGACAGGAGCAACTTGCCACCCTCCGTGGTGACTAGTCACACCATGAACGAAGCGCGCATGCAGGTGGCAAGCTGGGCCCCTGCCCATGGTGCTCGGCGTGTTCTTCGTGGTTGCGATCCTGGTCCTGCTGCTCCTCGTGCCCCCGATCTACCGGCAACGCCGTCGGGCCTCGACGCAGGCCCGCCGACCCTTGCCGGCCGTGCCCGCCCGCCTCCTGGCCGGCGCGGAGCGCACCTGGGTGGTCTTCACCACGCCCTACTGCGCCTCGGTCGGGTCGGTGGAGGCCCAACTGCGCGCCCACGACCCGGGCGCCCGGCTGGTCGAGATCGACGCCACCCTCGAGCCGTACCTGGCGCAGGAGTTCGACGTCCGGCGGGCCCCGACGGTGCTGCTCGCCGACGCGACGGGAAGGGTCCAGGCCCGGCTGGTCGGGACCGAGGGCGTCGACGCCTACGTGCGCAACCCGAAGTAGGGGGTGCGCCCGGGTGGGAGCTCGCCGCGACGGGGGTTCGACCGGTCGCGCTCGGAGACGACGGGGTCCGTGAGCTGCCAGTCGGCGTCGATGTCGGGATCGTCCCATGCCACCCCGAGCTCGTCCTCCGCGTTGTAGTACTGGTCGACGAGATAGGTGATGGTGAGGTCGGTGAGCGCCCCGAACCCATGGGCGACACCCGGGGGGATGAAGACGCCGATCTCCGCGCGGTCACCGATCTCGAGGCAGAGCGTGGCTCCCTCGGTCGGCGAGCCCTGGCGCAGGTCGTGCAGCACGACCCGGGCCCGGCCCTTCGGCACGTACCAGTAGTCCGCCTGGTGCAGGTGGTAGTGGAGGCCGACGAGACTGCCGGCCTGCTTGTCGGAACGGTTGCCCTGCACCATCTCGCGGCCGTTCGGGAACCACGATCGCCGGTACGTCTCCTGGAAGCGACCGCGCTCGTCGCCGTGGGCGTCCGGCTCGACCAGCCACACGCCGCGGATCGCGTCGGACTCGTTGATGGTCGGCACCTCGCGCTCCCGCCCGACGCGTCAGGTCTCGAAGCGGCCGTAGCCACCGCGGAAGAAGGCCAGCGGTCCCTGCTCACGCGACAGCCCGACGTCGAGCACGTGACCGACGACGATCACGTGGTCGCCCCCGTCGTGCTCGGCTTCGGTGACGCAGTCGATCCACGCGAGCACGCCGGCGAGGATGGGTGATCCCGACTCGGCGGGACGCCAGCCCATGCCGCGGAACTTGTCGGCGCCCCGAGTGGCGAACAGCCGGCTCACGTCCTCCTGGTCTTCGCTCAGGATGTTGACGCAGAAGCGCCCGGCGGCCTGGATCGACGGCCACGTCGTCGACGACTTCGCCGCGCAGAAGACCACGAGCGGCGGGTCGAGCGAGAGCGACGCGAAGGAGTTGACCGCCAGGCCCGCCGGCTCGCCGTCGTGCACGGCGGTGATCACGGTGACGCCGGTGACGAAATGCCCGAGCACCTGGCGGTAACGGGCGGAGTCGACCGTCGCGGGGCGCCGCGGCGGCGTGTCGGGCGCCTCGGCCGCCGGACCCAGCGCGTCCTCGGCTTGGTTGGACACGGCTGCCGCCTCCTGACTGCTGTTACGGAACGCAGACCGCTCAGCGCTCGTACGAGACGGTCAAGCCTTCCGCGGCGGCGATGACCTCGTCCACTCCCATGCGCCCGGCGGTGCGCCGCGCCCCTTCGAGCAGGTGGTCGACCTCGTCGTCGTCGTGGCCGGGGTCGTGGTGGAAGAGCGCGAGCGTGCGGGCGCCGGCCTCGCGCGCCACGAACACCGCGTAGTCGACCGTGCAGTGGCCCCAGTGCGCCTTGTGCTCCCACTCGTCGGGTCGGTACTGCGCGTCGTGGATGAGCAGGTCGACTCCGTCGGCCAGCTCGAGCACGGCATCGGCGACCGAGTCCTGCTCCGGCGGAGCCTGGTGGTCGCTGATGTACGCGACGGACACACCCTCCCAGTCGATGCGGTAGCCGACCGTCGGCCCCGGATGGGGCACCGGCCGCACCATGACCTTGGCCGAGCCGATCGCCAGCTCCTCGTCGACGACGTCGTGGAACCGGATGTCGCCGCGCAGCTCGGCCGCCCGGACCGGGAAGTACGGAGGCTTCATCAGGTCGTTGAACACCTCGGCCAGGGAGCCCTCGTCCTGGGTGGGGCCGTAGATGTCGAGCCGGGCGCCGGGCCGGTCGACGGGGACGAAGAACGGCAGGCCCTGCACGTGGTCCCAGTGCATGTGGGTCACGAGGGCCGTGCCCCGGAAGGAGCCGTCGGTGGGGAGGGTCTCTCCCCAGAACCGGAGGCCGGTGCCGATGTCGAGGACGATCGGGTCCTCGCCTGCGACCTCGAGCGAGACGCACGCCGTGTTGCCTCCGTAGCGGCGGTTCGCCTCACACGGGCAAGGTGTCGAGCCCCGGACCCCGTAGAAGGTGATGTTCAGCTGTCGCTCCCCGCGTCACCCACGTCACCCATGGGGCACCAGTCGTGGGCACGTTACCCACGACGCCATGTTGCCGTAACCCGGAGCGGTTTGCGCTGTGGCGTTCGGCTCAGGTACGGCCGGCGGTCGCCAGGCCCCGCTGCTGCAACATGATCCGCAGATCGTGGGGGTT
The sequence above is drawn from the Actinomycetota bacterium genome and encodes:
- a CDS encoding 26S protease regulatory subunit, with product MEGQVLGQVGALGSAMADVAVQRERNRRLRLRRVATGLGVVAGWMLLRALLGHPVVLGPPHLPAALAAYFPAILLVLLLSAAILVPMLGAGRSPHVLYRPGEIDVSLADVKGAGVVVEEVVKTLNLFLAFKTFRERMGGSPRRAILFEGPPGTGKTYMAKAMAREAGVPFLFVSSSAFQSMYYGQTNRKIRSYFKALRKAAREEGGAIGFIEEIDAIGAARSGMGASTGREGISGVVNELLIQLQSFDTPTGGRRMRNWGIDRVNRWVPTHRQLDAPRPHAANILVIGATNRAEDLDPALMRPGRFDRAIYFDLPSRSGRREIIDYYLARRLAS
- a CDS encoding thioredoxin family protein encodes the protein MVLGVFFVVAILVLLLLVPPIYRQRRRASTQARRPLPAVPARLLAGAERTWVVFTTPYCASVGSVEAQLRAHDPGARLVEIDATLEPYLAQEFDVRRAPTVLLADATGRVQARLVGTEGVDAYVRNPK
- a CDS encoding dTDP-4-keto-6-deoxy-D-glucose epimerase, which codes for MPTINESDAIRGVWLVEPDAHGDERGRFQETYRRSWFPNGREMVQGNRSDKQAGSLVGLHYHLHQADYWYVPKGRARVVLHDLRQGSPTEGATLCLEIGDRAEIGVFIPPGVAHGFGALTDLTITYLVDQYYNAEDELGVAWDDPDIDADWQLTDPVVSERDRSNPRRGELPPGRTPYFGLRT
- a CDS encoding flavin reductase family protein yields the protein MGPAAEAPDTPPRRPATVDSARYRQVLGHFVTGVTVITAVHDGEPAGLAVNSFASLSLDPPLVVFCAAKSSTTWPSIQAAGRFCVNILSEDQEDVSRLFATRGADKFRGMGWRPAESGSPILAGVLAWIDCVTEAEHDGGDHVIVVGHVLDVGLSREQGPLAFFRGGYGRFET
- a CDS encoding MBL fold metallo-hydrolase, giving the protein MHWDHVQGLPFFVPVDRPGARLDIYGPTQDEGSLAEVFNDLMKPPYFPVRAAELRGDIRFHDVVDEELAIGSAKVMVRPVPHPGPTVGYRIDWEGVSVAYISDHQAPPEQDSVADAVLELADGVDLLIHDAQYRPDEWEHKAHWGHCTVDYAVFVAREAGARTLALFHHDPGHDDDEVDHLLEGARRTAGRMGVDEVIAAAEGLTVSYER